A segment of the Hallerella succinigenes genome:
ATCGTAGCCCTTACAGACGTTAGCGAATTCAGCGAGGAGACCTTCGTCCGTCACCCACGGAGAGCAGAGGGAGTCGTTATCCGGGTCCGGGAGCTTGGTTGGGCAGCCGCTGAAGTTCGGCGAACCAGCCTGAGCCGGGCATTCATCGATGCCGGTGCAAACGTCAGCAAACTTAGCGAGCATATTCTTCTGAGAAACCCACGGGTCGCAAACGCCGTCCGCATCCGGATCCGGATTGTCGAGCGGGCAACCGTCAGAGCCTGCGCCCTGTTCGTTCGGGCACTGGTCAATGCCTTCGCAGATTTCAGCAAATTCGGAATGGAGACCCTTTTCGGCTACCCAAGCATCGCAAATACCATCTTCATCCAAGTCCGGGTTCGGCCACGGGCAACCATCGTTGCGCTTGTCGCCGCGTTCATCCGGGCACTTGTCTTCGCTATCAGGAACGCCGTCACCATCGCGATCCGGGTCGATCAGGAAGCCAGACCACGTGATGCCGCCGAAGCCGTAAGCCTGCGGAACCGTGCGGGCCTTGTAAGTCCAAACCGCTTCCGTATTGCCATTGGTCATGTGAGAACCGTCATGCGAGAATCCACCAGACACACGACCTTCCGTGTACTTCTTTGTCACAGCGAAGTGACCACCGACCTGAAGGTCGAGGTGAGAACCGATATGGAACACGAGACCCACAGAGGCTTCGTTCATCGTCATCGGTTTGAGACCTTCGTAGTCGCCATCAAAGATGTCCATATAGTATTCACCGAAGATGGAAACGACCGGAAGCGGATAGATTTCGATACCGGCAGCCACATTATAGAAGCCCGGGAAATTATCGTTACCCACCGTGAAACGGTAGCCGCCGTTCAAGTGGATGAGAATCGGAGCGGCTTCGATCTTACGCATATCCATCGTTGCTGCGAGAACAAAACGCATGATCGAGTTCTTGTTACCGTAAGCGTAACCAACGCCCGTATTTCTATTGATATAATCCGGTTCGCGGATCCAAAGACCGCGCTTGTTCGCGTCCGTCGTCGGGAAATCCATGCCGAGGAGCAACGCGATATCAAAAAGCTGATCTTCCGGAAGCGGTGCACGGAACTTCAAGCTAGCGCGGAGATTACCGAGATAGCCCTGATTAGCCGCATCACCTGCACGCGTTTCCTTGCCTTTTTCATCGGTATACTTATCAAAACCGACATGGTCATAATAAAGCGGAAGCATTACCGCTACGTCCACAATTTCGAACATGCCAAAGGACATGCCGAAGTAGCCGTTTGCACCATAATATTCAGACACGCCGTTACGGCCCGTGTTCGAATAGAACTCTTCGTCCGAGAAAACGCTCTTGTCATTCGAGATATCGCCCAAAACGCTGATACCCAACTGACCATGCTTCATGGACTGTGCTGAATATGTTTTGTCAAAACCGAGTTGTCCGCTCTTGTTAAAGGTTTCGTGCGCAAAAGCGAGCGAAGCCGATAAACCAAGAAGGGCCAAACACTTTATGCAGTTTTTCATTGGTTCTCCTTCTTATAAACCAATCCGAACCCGCCAACTGCGACGGGCATATTCCTAAGGAAAAAGATAGTTAGAAAAGCTTTTTTTGTCTTTATCATTTTGTTTCAACGCAACTTCGTTACCGCATTTTTACATTGCATCTTTCGTTTACAAATCGTTACGTTTCAAAGAGTTCCGGGAACTCCCGGCGCAGGCTCGTAAACCCTCGGAACGAAATAATCAAATGGTCGAGCACCGGGATTTCGAGAAGCTTGCCCGCCTGTACAAGACAACGCGTCACCTGTTTATCTTCTTCGCTTGCAATCAAAGAGCCCGACGGATGATTGTGCGCAACGATGACGCCACTCGCCCGGTCCCGAATCGCCTCGGCAAAAACCTCCCGGGCGTGCACCTGGGTTCGGTCGGCAAGGCCTTCCGTCACCACATGAACCCCCAAGAGCCCATTACAGTTACTTAAAGAGCTAACGACAAAACACTCCTGCTGTTTAAACTTGAGAAAGGCGATATGCGGCACAAGCGCACCGGGCGATGCGATGCTCTGCATCTGCGCACCCAGGAAAAAACGCCCCGAAAGTTCCAAGCACGCGAGAATTTGCGAAGCATTCGCCTTTCCAAGCCCTCCGATGCGGCAAAGTTCTTCAAGGCTCGGGCGACGAGCCATACCCGAAAGGAAGGTGGCAAGCTCTTCCGAAAGGGTAAAAACGTCCTTTTCGGAGGTTCCCCTGCCGAGAATCAGAGCGAGCAGGTCCGCGGTCGATAAGGACTCCGCGCCTTCCTTTTGCAAACGTTCCCGGGGAAGTTTTGTTCTGTCACAGACAATCATGCGATTTTTCCTCTCTTTTTAGATCTTTTTTTGTGATTTGGGACTCATCCTTATAGAAGGACGCTCGAAAAAGCGTTTTGTCCACCTCCAAGACGAAAAAAATCTTTTTCCTGTCCGTTCCCTCTATTGGGGTAACTTCCACTCCAAAACACAGATTTTCAAAATTTAAGATTCTCAAAAAATCAAAACTTTCACTCAAAAACAGATGATTTTAAAATTTTTAAAAAAATTTCATTCCAAAAATCAGCAAAATTAACCTTAAACAAGCAAAATCATGAACTTTTCAAAGCATCATTTTAAAAAATCGCATATTTTTTGCACAAAACCCTAGTAATAAGCCTTTTCATATTGTATATTTTACCTAGTAAAACGAATTCAATCTATCGAGAAATAACATGACAAATCACGCATTAAGCGGCGCACAGGTGATGCTCGATTGTTTAAAACGCGAAGGCGTTGACACAATCTTCGGTTATCCAGGCGGATCCGCAATTCCTCTTTTCGATGCACTCCTCGATTCTAATATTAAGATGGTGCTTTCCCGTCATGAACAGGGAGCAACCCACATGGCAGACGGCTATGCCCGTGCAACTGGCAAAGTCGGCGTTGTGCTCGTGACGAGCGGTCCGGGCGCCACCAATACATTTACCGGTATTTATACAGCTTTGATGGATTCCTCGCCGATTGTCGTGCTCGCCGCCCAGACGACCACTCCGAACCTCGGTAAGGACGCTTTCCAGGAATGCGATACGAGCGGCATGACTTTCGCAGCCGTGAAGCACTCCTTCCTCGTCAAGGACCCGAATGACCTTTCGCGCGTGGTGAAGGAAGCCTTCCACATCGCACGTTCGGGCCGTCCGGGTCCTGTGCTGATCGACCTTCCGAAGGACGTGACTGCAGGCAACTGCACCGCTTCTTTCAGCGATGAAATCGATCTCCCGGGTTACAAGATTCCGACTCACGCCGATCCGGAAGCCGTAGCGAAGGCAGCTGCACTTCTCAAAAAGTCCACAAAGCCTCTTCTCCTCGTCGGTCACGGCGCAATCATTTCTAACGCTTCCCGTCAGGTGAAGGAACTCGCCGAAAAGCTGAACGCTCCGGTAGTCGAAACCCTTCTCGGTCTCGGCGCTTTCCCAGAAACACATCCGCTTTCCCTCGGTATGCTCGGCATGCACGGTACCGCTTACGCGAACAAGGCCGTGCTCGAATGCGACTTGATCATGAGCATCGGTTCCCGCTGGGACGACCGCATCGTCGGTAAGATCGAAGAATTCTGCAAGGATGCAACGATTATCCATGTGGACATCGACCCGGCAGAAGAAGGCAAGATTCTGCAGCCGGATGCATTCCTCTGCGGCGATGCCAAGCTCGTTTTGGAACAGCTCCTCCCGCTCGTTTCCCGTCTCGATACAGAAGACTGGGTGAAGACCTGCCAGACTTACAAGAAGCGCTATCCGCTGACCTACCCGAAGCAGGGCGGTCTCCGTATGCAGCACATTATTTCGACCGTTTACGAGCTCACGAAGGGCAAGGCCATCGTCACGACAGACGTGGGTCAGCACCAGATGTGGGTCGCCCAGTTCTACAAGGCCGATTATCCGCGTCAGTTCATTTCGAGCGGCGGTGCAGGCACGATGGGCTTCGGTTTGCCATCCGCAATCGGTGCGGCCATCGGCGTCAGTTCCGAATTAAACTGGCCGATCTGCTGCTTCGCCGGTGACGGCGGATTCCAAATGACGGAATTCGAACTTTCGACAGCCGCCCTTCACAAGCTTCCGATCAAAATCTTCGTGATGGACAACAAGTACCTCGGCATGGTCCGCCAGTGGCAGGATATGTTCTACGGCAAGCGTTATTCTTCCGTGAGCATGGAAGGCAACCCGGACTTTGTAAAGCTCGCCGAAGCTTACGGAATCAGGGCATTCCGCATCAAGCGCTCCGCCGACGCCGAACGTATCATTCAGAAGGCTCTCGATTACAACGAAGGCCCAGTGCTCATCCACTGCGAATGTGAAGAAGAAGATAATGTGTTCCCGATGATTCCGGCGGGCGCCCCGCTCACCGCAATGATGACGGAACCGCCCAAAGGTCAGCTGGAAAAGCCGACAGGGAGCACCTAACCCATGGCTACATTTGATAAAAATGCATCGGCTCACTGCTTGAGCCTTCTCGTCGCAAACCGTCCCGGCGTTCTCGTGCGCATTGCGCTCGTGTTCTCCCGCCGTGGCTACAACCTCGACTCTCTCGTGGTGTCCCCGACGCTCAATCCGGACTTTAGCCGTATGAACATCGTGGCACACGGTAACCCAGAAATTCTCGTCCAGATCATCAAACAGCTCGAAAAGCTCGTCGACGTGATCCAGGCGAAGGACCACACCGGTTCGACCACCGTTGAAAAGGAACTTGCTTTGATCAAGGTCAAATGCAAGCCGGAACAGAGAACGGAAATTCTCCAGCTCTGCGACCACTTCAAGGCGGTTACCATCGATATGACCGAAACCTCGATGATTATCCAAATCACGGGTAACACGGACAAGATCGATGCGATGAAGCACCTCCTCGACAAATTCGAAGTGGTGGAATACATCCGTACCGGAAAAGTCATCATGCTTCGTGGCGAAGATATTACTTAATCGTAATTTTAACAGCAATCTTCCCAAAAAAAGTCCCGCGCAAGCGGGGCTTTTTTTATATTCAAGCACATGAAAATATTTGTAACAGGGGTGGCAGGACAACTCGGCCACGACGTCATTAATGAGCTCGCTAAAAGAGGTTACGAAGGGATCGCCAGCGACATCGCTCCGACATACAGCGGAATCCAAGATTCCTCTGAGGTCACGCAGGCAGCATACCGTTCCATGGACATTACAAACCCTAAAGCTGTAGAAGCGACCCTCACTGAAATCAACCCGGACGTTGTCATTCACTGCGCCGCCTGGACCGCAGTAGACCTCGCCGAAGACGAAGACAAGCAGGAAAAAGTTCGTGCGATCAACGCAGGCGGCACGAAGAACATCGCTCTCGTCTGCAAAAAGCTGAACTGCAAAATGGTCTACATCAGCACGGACTACGTCTTTGACGGTCAAGGCACAAAGCCCTGGGAGCCGGACTGCAAGGATTACAAGCCGCTGAACGTTTACGGTCAGACAAAGCTCGAAGGAGAACTCGCCGTAAGCGAAAATCTCGAAAAGTATTTCATCGTCCGCATCGCATGGGTCTTTGGCCTCAACGGCAAGAACTTCATCAAGACGATGCTGAACGTGGGAAAGACCCACGACAGCGTCCGCGTGGTAAACGACCAGGTCGGCACTCCAACTTACACCTACGACCTTGCCCGCCTGCTCGTCGACATGGTGGAAACGGAAAAATACGGCTACTACCATGCGACAAACGAAGGCGGATACATCAGCTGGTTCGACTTCACCCAAGAAATCTACAAGCAGGCGGGCCTCAAAACGAACGTTCTCCCGGTGACGACCGCGGAATATGGACTTTCGAAGGCTGCTCGTCCGTTCAACAGCCGACTCGACAAGTCAAAGCTTGTCGCAAACGGCTTTAAGCCTCTTCCGACGTGGCAGGATGCGCTTTCCCGCTACCTCAAGGAAATGCAGGACAACGCCTAAGCTTTTCGCTTTCTAGAAAAAAAGACTCGTCCATCGACGAGTCTTTTTTTGAAGTTCTAGAAGAATTACTTCTGTTCCGTTTCCGCCTGAGCCTGGCTCAAAAGATACGCGTTGATGAAAGGCTTGATCTTTCCATCAAGAACACCCGTCGTGTCGGACGTTTCTTCATTTGTACGCAAATCCTTCACCAGCTGATACGGTTGAAGAACATAGCTGCGGATCTGGGAGCCCCATTCCACCTTCTTCTTTTCGGCGAGGCGCGCATCGCGCTTCGCTTCTTCTTCCTGGCGATAATGTTCGGCGACCATCGTGGTGAGCATTTTCAAAGCCGTTGCACGGTTCTGAATCTGCGACCGTTCCGTCTGGCAGCTTGCGACGATACCCGTCGGGATATGCGTCATACGGACTGCGGAGTCGGTCTTGTTGATGTACTGCCCACCAGCACCCGAAGAACGGTAAACGTCCACGCGGATATCGGCCGGGTTGATTTCGAATTCGATTTCGTCGTGTTCCGGGTAAAGGTACACTGCACAGAAGCTCGTGTGACGGCGAGCGTTAGCGTCGAACGGGCTGATACGCACCAAGCGGTGAACACCGATTTCCGAACGGAGGAATCCGTAGGCGTATTCATCCTTGATTTCGATTGTCGCACTGCTGATGCCCGCTTCTTCGCCTTCCTGAACGTCGATGACCTTAAAGTCCATGCCTTCGCGTTCGAGGAAACGCTTGTACATCCGGAGCAGCATATTTGCCCAGTCGTGCGCTTCCGTTCCTCCTGCACCCGGGTGAAGGGTGAGGACTGCGGCACAAGCATCGTCCGGGCCCGAAAGCATCCGGCGAAACTCCATTTCGTCGACACGCTTCAAAAGGGCCTTGTAATCTTCTTCCACATTGTCGAAGAGTTCCTGCGAATCCGGTTCGGACTTAGCCATTTCGTAAAGTTCCGAAAGGTCATCGCAAGACGTGGAAAGCTCGTTCCAAGCGCCGATGGTCTTTTTGAGAGACGTAATCTTTTTGAGCAAGGCCTGGGCTTTGTCCTGATCATTCCAAAGATCCGGATTGCCGGATTCCTTTTCAAGTACCGAGAGCTCTACTTCCTTAGACTCAAGGTCAAAGATACCCCCGGAGCTTATCGATTCTCACGCGGAGTTCGGTAAGCCCTGTGTGCGAAGTCGTTGCCATTACTTGGCGCCTCCAATGGCACTTTCTGGAGTGTAATCCTTGTTCAGGTACTTGACCTTATACTTCTTGGCGAGTTCGTCCAAGTACTGCTTGATTTTGAGCTGACGTTCCTGTTCAGCCTGAACGCGGAGAATATATTCGATCTGGACCTTGTAATTTTCGAACTTGCCGTCGTTCTTTTCGGTGAGCATAAAGATCTGGAGACCTTCGCTCGTGGAGAAGACATCGGAGATTTCGCCAACGGTGAGCTTGCTGATGGCCTTTGCGAAGTCAGCGCCCTTGCTCTTGGCGAGGAACTTGTTCATCACGCCGCCTGTCTTACGAGCATCAGCGTCGTCGCTGTACTGAGCAGCGAGAGTAGCAAAGCTAGCCTTGCCAAGGCGAACCTGGGCTGCGAGACCCTTGAGGAGTTCCTTCTTGTCTTCGATAGCCTTCTTGGATTCACCCTTCTTGCTCTTGAGGAGAATGCGGGCGCCGCTGATGGTATCGTTCAAAGGTACCTTGGACTTGTTGAGTTCCCAGTAAGCGGAAATCTGCTTGTCGGTCGGATCTGTCGGATACGGCACCTTCTTTTCGAGAATGATGTCGCTCTGGAGCTGCTGTTCGATGCGCTGGTTGAACTGAGCTTCCGTGATGCCGCTCTTCTTGAGTTCCTTGTTAAAGGCGTCGATGCTCGGATACTGAGCCTTGAAAAGCTTGGCGACGCTGTCGATACGGTTTTTCGGAACCTTGATCGAAAGAGCCTTGGCTTCGAGCTTGATGAGTTCCTGACCGACGAGGTTATCGATCACAGCCCAACGAACCTGCTTCATCGCTTCTGGCGGAATCTGGCGGCCACGCGCCTGAGCCTTGGCGAGAGCTTCGGTAAGGCTGTCCACATGGCCCTGGGAAATACCAGTCTTACCGACTTGGATCACATCAAAATTTTTACCGTTCATGAGCTGAGCAGAACCGAAAGTTGCACAGACCATGACAGGGATAAGAGATTTCTTAACAAGATTGAAAAAGCGCATAAGCACCCTAGGTTAAATTTTGGACGCCGATAATATAGAAAAATCGGAACTCATGAATTCGAATCGGAAGCAGAACCCGAAGAGGTCTTACCCTTGACGGCGGAAACCACATCCGGGACGAGATCTGCAATCTTCGAAACGAGATTGTTGTCGCGAGCAATCGGCATGATGCGCACATCTTCGCCCGTAATTACGACAAAAGCGACCGGATTGATGGAAACGCCACCGCCAGAAGCCGCCACATTTTCCTTGTGACCGCCAAGGCCAAAGCCCATCGAAACGCGGCTCACCGGAATGACTGTTGTGGCTCCCGCCTGAATAGGCTTGCCAATCACCGTTTCCGCCTGGGAAACCAAGCGGAGCTTTTCGAGAATAGTATCTGCAAGTGTATCTATTTGTGCCATACGATAATAATAGTTATTCCGGAGAATCGTAAACGTCCTGGGCGACTTTTTCAAAGCGTTCCCGAAGCGATTTCACGCCCAAGTGCCCCCAGACACAGACAACTCTTCCGCCCGTTAAACGAAGCGCAACGCCGCGCTCCCCTGCCCCAGCGTCAAAACGGACCGTATCCGCCGAAAATTCGACACGACGGTCCGAACGCTGGATGTTTGCAATCCACTTCTGCCAGGCCTCCTGAGAAACGTAACCCCAGCTGCGGGCCGCATTCCAACGCAAATCGTTTCCCTGATACCCCTGCGCAAGCATCGGGAATTCCGACGGAATTCCCAAAAAGTTTCGCATTTGAATAGAGGTTTCTCCCGGAATACGGTCCTGAAGCGGCAAACTCAAGAATTCCTGAGGTAGACCCGTGCGATAATCCGGGAACGCCTGGACATAATGTTCAAGTTCCGCACGTTCATGGTTTCTCAAAAGCCCATAGCGGAATACAAAAAGGCGCTTGCCCGCACGCATAGCGATTTCACGGGAATCCCCTTCCACGACCGGGAGCGTTTCTTGCACAAGTCCGCTGTTCAAATAAAATGCGAGCGCCGCCATGTCCGAAGAAAATTCAAGGATTCGAATGTGAAGCGTATCGCCCGGAGTCGGCGCGTAATCGACTTCCGCCATGTTCGAAATCGCATAGCGATGCAAATGCCAAGCGTGCGGAACATGTTGCAGGACGGAATTCGAATCATAAAGCTGCACGTGGACAGGCGGCTTTTCACGGTACAAAAATTTGTACAGGTTCAAATTCAGAAGGGTCGAATTTCCTTCACAGGCGCCCCAAAACAACGCACAAAGTAACAGTCCTAAAATTTCAAAAGTTCGCATTCCCTAGTCCACCCCTTAACGATAATTTTCCTGTGTGAACAAGTCCCTCAAATGCCTGCTGAACGATTCGCCTCCGGGCATCGGCACATCAAAGAATTGAAAGGCGTGAGCCACCATCCGAGGATCCCTAGGCGAAAGCACCTTGCAAATCGAAAGGTTCAGCTTTCGCTTTCGAGGCTCGTCCATATCCGCGTATCCAATGTCCTTTCCCATTCCCACAAGGCCGATCCAGCTGCGCAGTTCAAACGCAAACGGAACCGGGACGATGTCGCCCGGAATATTTTGCCGAGCAAGTCCAAGGCCCCGCGGAGCAGGCGAAAACAGGCGCGATGTCGCCCAGATCGCCTTGGGGCGGTAAGAGCTCTTTCCCATAAAAAAGATTTCGCCTAAATCTCGAAGGATTCCCTTGTACTCGGTCGAAAAAGCCCAACCGGTAAGCGGAGTCCGTCGGCGGACAAAGTTTCCGACGCTCCAGAAGATTCCCGGCACGCTTTCTTCCACGGGCCATGCGAATGTTTTTTTGGCTGAGCGGACAGTTTCGATAACTTCTACTTCGGTCGGAAGCGGAAACGTCCACAGCCTTTCTGCAGGGAACTTTTGAAAAAGCGCCTGCAAAACCTTTTGCAATAGCGAAAGCGGAATTTCTTGCGAAAGGCAAGAGCCTAAAAGGACCCAGGCGATTTTCGCTTCTGGAGATTCCGCTTGTTCGGCAACGGCGACAATCGGGTCCGGTACACTTTCAAAAGACCGCACGAATTCGGCAGTCTCCTTCATGACATCCGGATGTTCCTTTACCCACTGCATTCCGACTGTTTCTGCTGAATTAAATCAGGCTCTGACCCATCTTGACCGCCTGTCCGAGAGTCGACTTGAACAGGTTCGGCTGGCGTTCGGCAAGGATCTTGTCCGCAACCAGAATCACGGTACTGCCCATTTCAAAGCGACCGAGTTCCGAGCCGCGTTCAAAACGGTATTCCGACTCTGGAACGTAATCCACACGCGGAGCCTTGCGCGGGAGCTTGCCCACGTTCGTTATCCAGTTCGGAGCGTAATTGACCACGATGCGGCCCACGTTCGTCGCACCGACCTTTACGAGCAAAAGTTCGCCTCCGCCATCCACGGCAATACGGGTTGTAATGCGTTCATTGATGCAGAAGAGACCTTCCACACGTTCCGCGCTCCAAGGGTTCACCGGCCAGAGCGTTCCCGGGCAATAGCTTGCCGAAACGAGCTTTCCCGCTACCGGGGAATGGATACGGTGGTAGTTGAACGGAGCGAGGTAGATTGTCGCAAAACGTCCACCGTCGAACCGTTCCGCAAGTTCCGGATCGCGAAGGAGTTCCGCGAGGGAATATTGCTTTCCCTTCGCCTGGATCATTTCCGCGTTCTTGCCTTCGAGGATTCCCGTCTGGGATTCACGACCGTCGACCGGGCTTACGACTTCGGCATCGGCAATCGGGCGAGCTCCATCCTTCAGAGTGCGGATAAAAAGTTCACCGATATTCGCATACGACGAAAGCGGTGCAGAAGCCTCTTCCATGTTCAAAGAATATGCTTTGGCAAACAGGTTGCGGGCAAGCTTCGAAAGGAAGGGAACCTTCAAATTGACAAGATTACCGAAAAGCCTCGATTCGAGATTCTTCGGCAGGAGTTTCATAAACACATAACGAGGAGAATTCATCGTTGCAAAATTATATAACTTTGAAGCAATTTGAAACCAAAGGTTATCATATGGACTATCTATTTTTAGTCATCGGACTCGCCTTACTTCTTCTTGGAGCAGAATTCCTCGTAGACTCTTCCGTCGCGATTGCCAAACGCGCTCAAATTTCGAGCTTTATCATCGGTCTTACGATCGTCGGCATGGGAACCTCGGCGCCGGAGCTTTTTGTTTCGCTCTCTTCCGCACTTTCGGGCCACGGAGACGTCGCTATGGGAAACATCGTCGGCTCCAACATCTGCAACATTTTTTTGATTTTAGGCGTTTCTGCCACGATTACACCTTTCGCCATTCAAAATGACATTGTGAAGCGCGACATTCCTTTTGGAATCTTTGCCGCGCTCTTGCTATTTGTGCTTGCGAACGACTCCCGGATTTTTAACTCTGCGGAAAGCGGACTTTCCCGAATCGAAGGCATCGTTTTTCTCGTTTTGTTCTTTGCCTACATGGCTTTTACAATTACAAAGAGCCTCAAGAACCGCAGTAAAGAGGAAGAGGAAGAAGCGGAGTCCAAGCTTTCCGGAAAGCCGCTTCCCCTGCTCATCCTGATTGCGATTGCCTCTCTTGCGGGGCTGATCGGAGGCGGGAACCTGTTCCTTTCTTCTGCTGAAAATTTGGCGCGCGCCTGGGGAGTCAGCGAAGCGGTGATTGCGATTACCATCGTCGCTATAGGAACTTCCCTGCCGGAACTCATCACTTCGATTATCGCCTCTCTCAAGAACAATTCCGAGCTCGCGCTCGGTAACGTCATCGGTTCGAATACCTTCAACATTTTACTGAT
Coding sequences within it:
- a CDS encoding calcium/sodium antiporter, which encodes MDYLFLVIGLALLLLGAEFLVDSSVAIAKRAQISSFIIGLTIVGMGTSAPELFVSLSSALSGHGDVAMGNIVGSNICNIFLILGVSATITPFAIQNDIVKRDIPFGIFAALLLFVLANDSRIFNSAESGLSRIEGIVFLVLFFAYMAFTITKSLKNRSKEEEEEAESKLSGKPLPLLILIAIASLAGLIGGGNLFLSSAENLARAWGVSEAVIAITIVAIGTSLPELITSIIASLKNNSELALGNVIGSNTFNILLILGTASTVHPFSIQGIRIEDFAVMIFATLCTLGVAFSFRKYFFTRGEGIFFLVCYVGYTAYLVVR
- the asd gene encoding archaetidylserine decarboxylase (Phosphatidylserine decarboxylase is synthesized as a single chain precursor. Generation of the pyruvoyl active site from a Ser is coupled to cleavage of a Gly-Ser bond between the larger (beta) and smaller (alpha chains). It is an integral membrane protein.) codes for the protein MNSPRYVFMKLLPKNLESRLFGNLVNLKVPFLSKLARNLFAKAYSLNMEEASAPLSSYANIGELFIRTLKDGARPIADAEVVSPVDGRESQTGILEGKNAEMIQAKGKQYSLAELLRDPELAERFDGGRFATIYLAPFNYHRIHSPVAGKLVSASYCPGTLWPVNPWSAERVEGLFCINERITTRIAVDGGGELLLVKVGATNVGRIVVNYAPNWITNVGKLPRKAPRVDYVPESEYRFERGSELGRFEMGSTVILVADKILAERQPNLFKSTLGQAVKMGQSLI